ATTGGCTCCTTTACACATCCTCCTTGATGCACATCgcaatttatgaaaaaaaatacttaaaacgaATTTAGcacttttaaattttccaaatgttAGAGACCGTAAGCGTATTTATATTCCATAACAAAATAATCTCATTTAACTTTCTTGCATGTTGACTGATCAAGTCAGAATTCAAGTTAGGAAACGTGATAGATTCTGTATTTATTAAAAGTACTGCTATGTTTATGTTAAAAATCAGACGTAAAGACTTAAGGTATTACTGAAAGAAAGCAAGAATCTATCTTTTAATTATCCATAATTTTCGTGATAAGAATTCTTTGAATTTCAGAGTTACTGTCAAATACCATGGACACGCTGCACATGCTAGTGCATTCCCCTGGAACGGAGTTAACGCCCTTGATGCTGCTGTGTTATGTTATCAGAATGTATCTTGCCATAGACAACAGTTTAAACCAACATGGAGAGTTCACGGTTATATCTAATTATTTTCTATGTTCTTCTTACATATTTGTAAACTTAAATTCAAAGCATACAATAACGTTTTTGGTTATACTATCCTTGTAATACGAATGCTaatgttttatatacttttaaaaatgaaacatggCAGTATTGTAGTGATTTAAATCCAGGGAAAGTAATGATATAAATCTAAATGTGAAAATTCATTTAAGGTGTTATCAAGAACGGTGGAACGAAACCAAATATTATACCTGATCTAACAGAATTAGAGTTTTATGCACGAACCCCGAGTAAAGAGGAGCTAAGTGTGTTGATGGAAAAACTAGACTTATGCTTTAAAAGTGCTGCAACAGCTACAGGGTGCACAGTTGAGTATCTAGTCAAGTTCTCAGTCTCATGTTAAACTCTTGTGTTATGATTTAGGTGAATGATTTATAGCTTTACAACGAGTAATTATATATTAGACTGGTCTGATAAGATCTATAATTATTTTGTCGATAAAATTTTAAGTAGAGTACAACATCATAGTCGTGCTTTATGTCTGACGTAAGATGTGTTGGTGTGTTTTGGGGTGTGCGTCGAGGTGTATTGTATTTGAATGAGATAAAGCTGAGCCATAAAATCATGTAAGAACTAAAGTTTTCGATATTAGATAGGTCTGCAATTTTCAAATAACGTCAGTCATTTTGCACCATCACAGTTTAAACTCCCAAATAGAGGGATACTGAAGCGAATGCAAATATcagtattttataacattaagtcGCAACTGAGGTCGACGGTTTTTACACAATTATAGCAATTGTCTcgcattcattcagaaataatgaAATCGTGATTGTTAGCTACCAGAAATGACACTGAGAATAATAACAGGCGTGATCTCGTCACAGAATAGGTCATGTTGGAAAGCAACCTTGTTTATGTTTTAGTTTGTACATTGTCACCAATTGATGCTTCAGTACCTAACATATTGATTTCACATGAAGGGtggcattttttgtttttgcattccGCTGGATGCTCGTGTTACGAGTTCACAAATAAACTGATATTTGAAAAGATACTTCCTATAGGTTGAGATCTGCTGGTCAAGAAAACCGTACTAcgatatgaaaaacaacaaaactatgAGTGACGTGTATCACAGAAATGCAAAAGAACTGGGTGTCGACTTTGACAAACATGGAGTCGCCCATCACGCTGACAATGTTCCTTCGGGATCTACTGACATGGGAAACGTGTCGTACGAAGTACCAAGCATACACCCTATGTTTTATATTGGTACTGATGCGGTCAATCACACAAAAGGTTTCGCAGTTGCTTCAGGTAATAGTATACACTGTCAAATTATACTAAATGTCCTGTCTTATTTAGATAATCGCTAAACGTTTTACATGAACTTCCTTAGACGCTTTATCGGCTAGCATGCGGTACTATATGATAGATATGTTACACAGCTTGCTGGTCATTATGCAAAACAGACACGACTGCTGTCCGGCGAAACGCTTAGTAAGTGTTTCATTACATGATATCAGAAATAAATGAATGATGTGATATGTGGAGTATATTTAGCGCCACACAGTCTGAATACAGGTTCCTATCTCACTGTACTACATATGAAGGAAAATGTTTATTtccaattctaaaatagaaaagtggaaactccacaggtcgctcaacacaacaaaaacgaaaatgctgcaggctcggtttgattgagcctgttcatggacggtagttaaaatgcatgctaccgtccacgccctctagccccgggttgagcagaactcaacatttacacatgctaaaagtacaaaaaacaatttagagacatccgcagatgtgttcatacggcggtgcacatggaaccttcaatgctacactattgtgtaattccatgaaaagcggcgtatagtccccagttaaaataatgggtttgttctaaacgagaaaacaatgagcagaactaaacaaactggaattaagaaaggggatctgaggttatggagcctgcgtatcacaggaactgccaaaagacaaaattaaaaagcaggcaccatatccaaggggtgattaaacaatacccaaagttATGAAagctggagtattggaaccacccaggccgaaatgttcatgctgagaaactaaacagtaccagtaacacgacataaatgtcgtgctgaacgatctgagaagatcgaaatataacagccctgattgaatgtacggggagactttttacggccgccacacggcacaaacaacgctgctgtgataataaaatagaaaaagtggaaactccacaggtcgctcaacacaacaaaaacgaacatgttgcaggctcggtttgattgagcctctgttcatggacggtagttaaaatgcatgctaccgtccacgccctctagccccgggttgagcagaactcaacatttacacatgctaaaagtacaaaaaacaatttagagacatccgcagatgtgttcatacggctgtgcacatggaaccttcaatgctacactagcgtgtaattccatgagaagcggcgtatggtccccagttaaaataatgggtttgctctaacgagaaaacaatgagcagaactaaacaaactggaattaagaaaggggaactaaacagtaccagtaacacgacataaaagtcgtgctgaacgatctgagaagatcctgattgaatgtacggggagacgtAGTCACATTTGAGTATAATTGCGAATATATATACGAGACTATgccttcaaatttcaaaaatggtcgTTAATAGAAGTCATGCTGTCACTCTATTATCAATTAAGTTCGAACTCAAATACTAAAGATCGGAAGA
This is a stretch of genomic DNA from Mercenaria mercenaria strain notata chromosome 4, MADL_Memer_1, whole genome shotgun sequence. It encodes these proteins:
- the LOC128556530 gene encoding xaa-Arg dipeptidase-like, with product MKNNKTMSDVYHRNAKELGVDFDKHGVAHHADNVPSGSTDMGNVSYEVPSIHPMFYIGTDAVNHTKGFAVASGSAAAQSYTIAVSKAIAATAIEILQDWKLLAQIKEEFGKVKS